The following proteins come from a genomic window of Gimesia chilikensis:
- the serC gene encoding 3-phosphoserine/phosphohydroxythreonine transaminase has product MTERIYNFSAGPAALPLPVLEQAQKDLISLGDTGIGILEHSHRSKAFLAVYEAAEALCRELAGVPENYKVLFVQGGASTQFFTIPMNLLSKDQTADYLVTGSWSKKAVKEAKMFGNVNVACSSEDQNFSYIPEEVNYSEKPAYVHFTSNNTIYGTEFASEPEVPGDVPLICDASSDIFSRPLDISKYGIVYAGAQKNLGPSGVTLVIIRDDLIEQGPSDIPTMLQYRTHSEAGSMYNTPPTFGIYILGQVLQWLKDQGGLSVMQEKNQAKAGKLYDYLDQSNLFKPTAAKKDRSLMNVTFVTGDADLDAKFIAQATAAGLDGLKGHRSVGGMRASIYNAFPEAGVDKLIETMNQFEQEHAS; this is encoded by the coding sequence ATGACAGAAAGAATTTACAACTTTTCTGCGGGACCTGCAGCGCTCCCGTTACCCGTTCTCGAACAGGCTCAGAAAGATTTGATCTCTCTGGGCGATACTGGTATCGGAATTCTGGAACACTCCCATCGCAGCAAAGCCTTCCTGGCGGTATATGAAGCTGCTGAAGCTCTTTGCCGTGAACTGGCAGGGGTGCCCGAAAATTATAAAGTCCTGTTTGTCCAGGGGGGCGCTTCCACCCAGTTCTTCACGATTCCCATGAACCTGCTCTCCAAGGATCAGACTGCAGACTACCTGGTGACCGGTTCCTGGTCGAAAAAAGCGGTCAAAGAAGCCAAGATGTTTGGTAATGTGAATGTTGCCTGCAGCAGTGAAGATCAGAACTTCTCCTACATCCCGGAAGAAGTCAACTACAGTGAAAAGCCGGCTTATGTGCACTTCACCTCGAACAACACCATCTACGGAACCGAATTCGCCAGTGAGCCTGAAGTTCCCGGCGATGTGCCGCTGATTTGCGATGCCAGCAGCGATATCTTTTCCCGTCCGCTGGATATCAGCAAATACGGAATCGTCTATGCCGGTGCTCAGAAAAACCTGGGCCCCAGCGGTGTGACGCTTGTGATCATTCGCGATGATCTGATCGAGCAGGGCCCCAGCGACATTCCTACTATGCTGCAGTATCGGACCCATTCTGAAGCTGGTTCGATGTATAATACTCCGCCGACTTTCGGGATTTATATTCTGGGGCAGGTTCTGCAATGGCTGAAAGACCAGGGCGGACTATCGGTCATGCAGGAGAAGAACCAGGCGAAAGCCGGTAAACTCTATGATTACCTGGATCAGAGCAATCTGTTCAAGCCGACTGCGGCAAAGAAAGACCGTTCGCTGATGAACGTTACCTTCGTAACCGGCGATGCCGACCTGGATGCGAAATTCATCGCACAGGCGACCGCAGCAGGTCTGGATGGCCTGAAAGGACACCGCAGTGTCGGCGGCATGCGTGCCAGCATTTACAATGCATTCCCGGAAGCGGGCGTCGATAAGTTAATTGAAACGATGAATCAGTTCGAACAGGAACATGCCTCTTGA
- a CDS encoding 5'-methylthioadenosine nucleosidase — protein MNQPQDDKAHADIGLVCALPMEVQPFLDRCEHLKKYTGGSYVFRGGFLDRIKVAVVQTGVGFARARAATQALIDAHSPPWVLSIGFSGALQSGMRVGDIVVATSICDLHGQELTNDVHFPEDPENGLYVGRILNADEIVRTVEEKQKLAAEYDALAVDLESLAVAQVCHAQQRGFMAIRVISDDCSTDLPKEVLSILGETGAVRAGAALGAVFKRPESIKEMWKMRGDASRAATRLASFLEGVVVQLYDARH, from the coding sequence TTGAATCAACCCCAGGACGATAAAGCACATGCGGATATAGGGCTGGTCTGTGCTCTGCCGATGGAGGTCCAGCCTTTTCTGGACCGCTGCGAGCACCTTAAAAAGTACACCGGTGGTTCGTATGTGTTTCGGGGTGGTTTCCTGGATCGAATCAAAGTTGCTGTGGTGCAGACGGGAGTGGGTTTTGCCCGCGCCCGGGCTGCAACCCAGGCATTGATCGACGCACACTCTCCACCATGGGTTCTTTCCATTGGTTTCTCGGGGGCACTGCAGTCCGGGATGCGAGTGGGGGATATCGTGGTCGCGACGTCGATCTGTGATCTGCACGGACAGGAGCTGACGAACGACGTCCATTTTCCGGAAGATCCGGAGAACGGGCTCTATGTTGGCCGGATTCTCAATGCTGATGAAATCGTCCGGACCGTCGAGGAGAAACAGAAACTGGCCGCGGAGTATGATGCGCTGGCCGTCGATCTGGAAAGCCTCGCGGTGGCCCAGGTCTGTCACGCACAACAACGGGGATTCATGGCGATCCGGGTGATCAGCGATGACTGCTCAACGGACTTGCCCAAAGAAGTGCTCTCAATTCTAGGGGAGACGGGTGCTGTTCGTGCGGGCGCTGCACTGGGAGCGGTCTTCAAGCGTCCGGAAAGTATCAAAGAGATGTGGAAGATGCGAGGTGATGCGTCTCGTGCTGCCACTCGCCTGGCCAGTTTTCTGGAAGGCGTGGTTGTGCAACTCTACGATGCCCGGCATTAG